A genomic region of Gemmata massiliana contains the following coding sequences:
- the hpf gene encoding ribosome hibernation-promoting factor, HPF/YfiA family, with amino-acid sequence MQVKVSARHGHLGDDIQSQLKEKGEKLLHFFNRLTMIEVTVDLHKTPSGKLKVEILATAEHKHEFVATDEDGDVLTAFNKAVAHIKQQITHYKEKIQDHRRDPDHGGNNLRGGQ; translated from the coding sequence GTGCAGGTTAAAGTTTCCGCCCGCCACGGGCACTTGGGAGACGACATCCAAAGTCAGCTCAAAGAAAAGGGGGAGAAACTGCTCCACTTTTTCAACCGGTTGACGATGATCGAGGTCACGGTCGATCTGCACAAAACTCCCAGTGGCAAATTGAAGGTCGAGATCCTGGCGACCGCCGAACACAAGCACGAGTTCGTGGCGACCGACGAAGACGGCGACGTGCTTACCGCATTCAACAAGGCCGTGGCCCACATTAAGCAGCAGATCACGCACTACAAAGAGAAGATCCAGGACCACCGCCGTGACCCGGACCACGGCGGGAACAACTTGCGCGGCGGGCAGTAA
- a CDS encoding Rne/Rng family ribonuclease — protein sequence MKKEMLINVLQPEECRIAIVEDGVLEELYVERASQESYVGNIYKGRIVNIEPSIQAAFVDFGIGRNGFLHVSDVDPAYYKHLLSKADLAEYEAELDREYGGGNSSGGGRGRDRGGRGGRDRGAKPPREMTSWLEPAPSAARSDEFIEAPDFASGIDDEDNVPVAEAVSDEGDAGEVAELDTVEVDAVEVDAVEVEVAEAETVEEDAPVEVLSSDDDDDGFAAGLEDVPAPVTKAPAPQPKRAESPRVEARRFVVQPPVEDDEFGAGIVDAELPSARAPEILRSVEPVVPEVPAVAEAIDAIEGGDPVPPVEVTEPEAKKPRTRRSKPKAEDAAEEPSEGKPKSRTRRPKKKEGEGETDGDGADDKPKYMGGAERRTAAGDDEGEIKPFFDDGGSADFDPDAPNDRFASASRSDDEGAESAEPVERFSDDVEPAEAAEQEARDFAHEAEEPAEAEVTGRGFNDDFDSGPRRENDRGRGGRGDRDRSRGGSRGGRDDRGRGGPRGDRDRGPDRGPRGAGGFKGGPGGPKGGRDRGLPKPPIQEIFKRGQEVIVQVIKEAVGTKGPTLSTYVSIAGRYLVLMPSLNRVGVSRKIEDHDARRRLREIMTTLAPPKGVGFIVRTAAVDRDAKELQNDLAYLLRLWQVVVKRLKRVAGPVEIYRESDMITRTIRDIFTSDIDTIWVDEATAYGHASEFLQIVMPKFANRIKHFDHTEPLFHRYAIEDEIAKIHQKRIEMPLGGSLVIEQTEALVAIDVNSGNFRADNNAEETAFQMNLHAAKEIARQLRLRDLGGVIVNDFIDMRSESHRRKVEDAFREALRRDRARTKILRISQFGLIEMTRQRIRPSLKRSIFSDCPHCRANGFVKTSESLAIEVMRLLHLAAHRAPAVQVVQVGVHVDAANYLLNKRRKEIAALEERGKLEVQITGQPGVSPDLMSVRCFDHNGNEVRLLPPAPLPKLTAGRVPPRDDRGRGGRDDRGGRYPRPLD from the coding sequence ATGAAAAAAGAAATGCTGATTAACGTCCTCCAACCGGAGGAGTGCCGGATCGCCATCGTGGAGGACGGGGTTCTCGAAGAACTCTACGTCGAACGGGCGAGTCAGGAGAGCTACGTCGGGAACATTTACAAGGGCCGCATCGTCAACATCGAACCGAGCATCCAGGCCGCGTTCGTGGACTTCGGTATCGGCCGCAACGGGTTCCTGCACGTCTCCGACGTGGACCCCGCGTACTACAAGCACCTGCTCTCGAAGGCCGATCTCGCCGAGTACGAGGCCGAACTGGACCGCGAGTACGGTGGCGGGAACAGTAGCGGCGGGGGCCGCGGACGCGACCGGGGCGGGCGCGGGGGCCGCGACCGCGGGGCGAAGCCGCCGCGCGAGATGACGTCGTGGTTGGAGCCCGCGCCAAGCGCGGCCCGGAGCGACGAGTTCATCGAGGCACCAGATTTCGCTTCCGGGATTGACGACGAGGACAACGTACCGGTAGCCGAGGCCGTTTCCGATGAGGGGGACGCGGGTGAGGTCGCTGAACTGGATACCGTCGAAGTGGACGCAGTGGAGGTAGACGCGGTCGAGGTCGAAGTGGCCGAAGCCGAAACAGTGGAAGAAGATGCACCCGTAGAAGTGCTCTCTTCAGACGACGATGACGACGGGTTCGCGGCCGGGTTGGAAGACGTGCCTGCACCCGTGACAAAAGCTCCCGCGCCGCAACCGAAGCGCGCGGAATCGCCGCGCGTCGAGGCCCGACGGTTCGTCGTCCAACCGCCCGTCGAAGACGACGAGTTCGGTGCCGGGATCGTGGACGCGGAACTTCCCTCAGCGCGGGCGCCGGAAATTCTGCGCTCGGTCGAGCCTGTGGTCCCCGAAGTACCAGCGGTGGCCGAGGCCATCGACGCGATCGAGGGTGGTGACCCGGTTCCGCCGGTCGAAGTCACAGAACCTGAAGCGAAGAAGCCGCGCACCCGCCGGTCGAAACCGAAGGCCGAAGACGCGGCCGAGGAGCCGAGCGAGGGCAAGCCGAAGTCGCGCACCCGCCGCCCGAAGAAAAAAGAGGGCGAGGGCGAGACCGACGGTGACGGGGCGGACGACAAGCCCAAGTACATGGGCGGCGCGGAGCGCCGGACCGCGGCCGGCGATGACGAGGGGGAGATCAAGCCGTTCTTCGACGACGGCGGGTCGGCCGACTTCGACCCGGACGCGCCCAACGACCGCTTCGCTAGTGCGTCCCGGTCCGATGACGAGGGCGCTGAAAGCGCGGAGCCGGTCGAGCGTTTCAGCGACGACGTGGAGCCGGCGGAAGCCGCCGAACAAGAGGCTCGCGACTTCGCGCACGAGGCCGAAGAGCCGGCGGAAGCGGAAGTTACCGGGCGCGGGTTCAACGACGATTTCGACTCCGGTCCGCGCCGCGAAAACGATCGCGGGCGCGGCGGGCGCGGTGATCGGGACCGCTCGCGCGGGGGTTCGCGCGGCGGGCGCGACGATCGCGGGCGGGGCGGTCCGCGCGGCGATCGGGACCGCGGACCGGATCGCGGCCCGCGCGGCGCGGGCGGGTTCAAGGGCGGCCCGGGTGGGCCGAAGGGCGGGCGCGATCGCGGTCTGCCGAAGCCGCCGATCCAGGAAATCTTCAAGCGCGGCCAGGAAGTCATCGTTCAGGTCATCAAGGAAGCGGTCGGCACGAAGGGGCCGACGCTGAGCACCTACGTCAGCATCGCCGGGCGCTACCTCGTGCTGATGCCGAGCCTGAACCGCGTCGGCGTGTCGCGCAAGATCGAGGACCACGACGCGCGGCGCCGGCTCCGTGAGATCATGACCACGCTCGCGCCGCCCAAGGGCGTCGGGTTCATCGTCCGCACCGCGGCCGTCGACCGCGACGCGAAGGAACTCCAGAACGACCTCGCGTACCTGCTGCGGCTGTGGCAGGTGGTGGTGAAGCGCCTCAAGCGCGTCGCGGGGCCGGTCGAGATCTACCGTGAATCGGACATGATTACGCGGACCATACGCGACATATTTACCAGTGACATCGACACGATCTGGGTCGACGAGGCGACCGCATACGGGCACGCGAGCGAGTTCCTACAGATCGTGATGCCCAAGTTCGCGAACCGCATCAAGCACTTCGACCACACGGAGCCGCTGTTCCACCGGTACGCGATCGAGGACGAGATCGCGAAGATCCACCAGAAGCGGATCGAGATGCCGCTCGGCGGGTCGCTGGTCATCGAGCAAACGGAGGCGCTCGTCGCGATCGACGTGAACAGCGGGAACTTCCGCGCGGACAACAACGCCGAGGAGACCGCGTTCCAGATGAACCTGCACGCGGCGAAGGAGATCGCGCGGCAACTGCGCCTGCGCGACCTCGGTGGCGTGATCGTGAACGACTTCATCGACATGCGGAGCGAGTCGCACCGGCGCAAGGTGGAAGACGCCTTCCGCGAAGCGCTCCGGCGGGACCGCGCTAGAACCAAGATCCTGCGCATCTCGCAGTTCGGCCTCATCGAGATGACCCGGCAGCGCATCCGGCCGAGCCTGAAGCGGAGCATCTTCTCGGACTGCCCGCACTGTCGCGCGAACGGGTTCGTGAAGACGAGCGAGAGCCTCGCGATCGAGGTGATGCGCCTGCTACACCTCGCCGCGCACCGCGCCCCGGCGGTCCAGGTGGTGCAGGTCGGCGTCCACGTCGACGCCGCGAACTACTTGCTGAACAAACGCCGCAAGGAGATCGCGGCTCTAGAAGAGCGCGGGAAACTCGAAGTGCAGATCACCGGGCAACCCGGGGTGTCTCCGGACCTGATGTCGGTAAGGTGCTTCGACCACAACGGGAACGAAGTGCGGCTCCTGCCGCCCGCGCCGCTGCCGAAGTTGACCGCCGGTCGCGTCCCGCCACGCGATGACCGCGGGCGCGGGGGACGTGATGACCGTGGCGGGCGCTACCCGCGCCCGCTGGATTGA
- a CDS encoding TIGR03936 family radical SAM-associated protein, which yields MLGDKFRFRFTKSGTLRLVSHHDLMRCSERMLRRAAVPFKSTAGFHPTPRLVFALSLPLGVIGCDEVVELELTEPRDSDQLFSALNAQAPTGLVFTRVAPVPMKATARVRRVVYELPLPGDRVAGVEAAVTALMAEPKVWVERLRPSPKRLNIRPYFRNVSVERRSTPDSTTERCLHLDLWVTQTGSARADELLRLLHIEDLIDNGAVLERTVVEIRDEVATIDSARDPADGPLQTGPTGAFGFGTDEPPDGPADSVPLTGAEAAALAARLDEEANQQPLETGWGASPNGPVVE from the coding sequence ATGCTCGGCGACAAATTCCGTTTCCGGTTCACCAAGTCGGGCACGCTCCGGCTGGTGAGTCACCACGACCTGATGCGGTGCTCCGAGCGGATGCTCCGTCGGGCCGCTGTGCCGTTCAAGTCTACAGCCGGCTTCCACCCCACCCCGCGCCTCGTATTCGCCCTTTCGCTCCCGCTCGGGGTGATCGGCTGCGACGAGGTCGTGGAACTCGAACTGACCGAGCCGCGCGATTCCGATCAGCTCTTTTCCGCGCTCAACGCACAAGCCCCCACCGGTCTCGTTTTTACCCGCGTCGCCCCGGTGCCGATGAAGGCGACCGCCCGCGTCCGGCGCGTGGTGTACGAACTGCCGCTTCCTGGTGACCGCGTGGCCGGCGTCGAAGCCGCGGTGACCGCGCTCATGGCCGAACCGAAGGTGTGGGTCGAGCGCTTGCGCCCGAGTCCCAAGCGTCTGAACATTCGGCCGTATTTCCGGAACGTGAGTGTCGAGCGGCGCTCCACGCCAGACAGCACAACCGAACGCTGTCTCCACCTCGACCTGTGGGTCACGCAGACCGGCTCGGCCCGCGCGGACGAACTGCTGAGACTCTTGCACATCGAAGACCTGATCGACAACGGCGCGGTCCTCGAACGGACCGTCGTCGAGATTCGCGACGAAGTAGCGACGATTGATTCTGCCCGTGACCCGGCGGACGGTCCTCTCCAGACTGGTCCGACCGGGGCGTTCGGTTTCGGCACGGACGAGCCACCGGACGGTCCCGCCGACAGCGTCCCGCTGACCGGCGCGGAAGCGGCCGCGCTCGCCGCGCGGCTGGACGAAGAAGCGAACCAACAACCCCTCGAAACCGGGTGGGGCGCGTCGCCCAACGGCCCGGTCGTCGAATAA
- the ptsP gene encoding phosphoenolpyruvate--protein phosphotransferase: protein MEYRYGIGVSPGVAIGPALVLDTEGVLIPHRTVPPDQVEGEISRLRRALEETAAAARDERARMTARLGPDLGNIYAAQQSLLEDANIRRQIEERIRSEKYSAEYAVSRVIRDFVKAFEAAGQRGGDHGAAAVRRQATEFIDIERQVLAALLGHPTNPFGNLTEPVVVLANDLMPSDTADFGPRTVRAFATESGGNTSHTAILAGALEIPAVVGIGRFLSDVSGRDTVIVDGGEGVLIIDPDEDTLARYELKRARLLSRPDRYESLRDKPSVTRDDAPVSIRLLGNIELAQEASHCIERGAEGVGLYRTEFLYLNKSSHPTEEEHFAAYSSVVNTLGPNRPVVIRTLDLGADKFSSVSGAVAGEKNPFLGLRSVRLCLYDRDLFKTQLRAILRVALHGDVRVMFPMISTVDELRQCKALLNDVKEDLEDAGIPFKSDVPVGTMIEVPSAALLADVLAREVDFFSIGTNDLVQYTLAADRNNEHVANLYNPTDPAVLRLIRMVVQAAQKEQSKRPFEVNVCGEMSGEPLYVPLLVGLGLRQLSATPRKIPEIKRVIRELRVAEVKDVADRALGMETASQVSSYLRDYLRKILPSEGVD, encoded by the coding sequence ATGGAATACAGGTACGGCATCGGAGTCTCCCCCGGCGTTGCCATCGGTCCGGCCCTCGTGCTGGATACCGAGGGCGTCCTCATCCCGCACCGGACTGTGCCTCCGGATCAGGTCGAGGGGGAGATCTCGCGCCTGAGGCGCGCCCTCGAAGAGACCGCTGCGGCCGCGCGCGACGAGCGCGCGCGGATGACGGCCCGGCTCGGCCCGGATCTCGGCAACATCTACGCGGCACAGCAGTCTCTGCTCGAAGACGCCAACATTCGCCGGCAGATCGAGGAGCGCATCCGGTCGGAGAAGTATTCCGCCGAGTACGCGGTCAGTCGCGTCATTCGCGACTTCGTCAAGGCGTTCGAGGCTGCCGGTCAGCGGGGCGGCGATCACGGGGCCGCGGCGGTTCGGCGCCAGGCAACCGAGTTCATTGACATCGAGCGGCAAGTTCTCGCCGCCCTGCTCGGGCACCCGACCAACCCGTTCGGCAACCTGACTGAACCGGTCGTAGTTCTGGCGAACGACCTGATGCCCTCGGATACGGCCGATTTCGGCCCCCGAACCGTGCGCGCGTTCGCGACCGAGAGCGGCGGGAACACCAGTCACACCGCGATCCTCGCCGGGGCACTCGAGATCCCCGCTGTTGTCGGCATCGGCCGGTTCCTCAGCGACGTGTCCGGGCGCGACACGGTCATTGTGGACGGGGGCGAGGGGGTCTTGATCATCGATCCGGACGAGGACACTCTCGCCCGGTATGAACTGAAACGTGCCCGCTTGCTCTCCCGACCGGACCGGTACGAGAGCCTTCGCGACAAACCCTCCGTCACCCGCGACGACGCGCCGGTTTCGATCCGCCTCCTCGGTAACATCGAACTAGCCCAAGAAGCCTCGCACTGCATCGAGCGCGGTGCGGAGGGGGTCGGGCTGTACCGGACGGAGTTCCTGTACCTCAACAAGTCGTCGCACCCGACGGAAGAGGAGCACTTCGCCGCGTACTCGTCCGTGGTGAACACGCTCGGGCCGAACCGCCCGGTCGTGATCCGCACGCTCGACCTCGGGGCCGACAAGTTTTCGAGCGTGTCCGGGGCCGTCGCGGGGGAGAAGAACCCGTTCCTCGGGTTACGCAGCGTCCGGCTGTGCCTGTATGACCGCGACCTGTTCAAGACGCAACTCCGGGCCATCCTGCGCGTGGCGCTTCACGGCGACGTGCGCGTCATGTTCCCGATGATTAGTACGGTGGACGAGTTGCGCCAGTGCAAGGCGCTACTCAACGACGTAAAAGAGGATTTAGAGGACGCCGGAATCCCCTTCAAATCTGATGTGCCGGTCGGTACAATGATTGAGGTGCCGTCCGCCGCACTGTTAGCGGACGTGCTCGCCCGCGAGGTCGATTTCTTCTCCATCGGAACGAACGACCTGGTCCAATACACGCTCGCGGCGGACCGAAACAACGAACACGTGGCCAACTTGTACAACCCGACGGACCCGGCCGTTCTGCGGTTGATCCGGATGGTGGTGCAAGCGGCCCAAAAGGAACAGAGCAAACGCCCGTTCGAGGTGAACGTGTGCGGGGAGATGAGCGGGGAACCGCTTTATGTCCCACTCCTGGTTGGTCTGGGCCTGCGACAACTGAGCGCGACGCCTCGCAAGATCCCCGAAATCAAACGGGTGATCCGCGAACTGAGGGTCGCTGAGGTCAAAGACGTCGCGGACCGTGCCCTGGGTATGGAAACCGCCAGCCAGGTGAGCAGTTACTTACGCGATTACTTACGCAAAATTCTCCCCTCGGAGGGGGTTGATTGA
- the selD gene encoding selenide, water dikinase SelD: MNTSEPIRLTKLAKRAGCAAKHPPGFLLPLLGLLPPITDPNVLVGSSTADDAAIYKMSDDLALVLTTDFFTPIVDGPRDFGRVAAANALSDVYAMGGKPLSALSIVGFPDALPAAILGEILAGAAEIAAEAGIAIVGGHTIKSEEPIFGLAAVGTVHPNRVLSNAGAKPGDVLVLTKPLGLGIISTAAKNDQDAKSAITEAIRVMTTLNRVAAEVLTRFEVRALTDVTGFGLLGHLRNVTAASAVTAEVWADRVPVLNAAREYVSAGIAPGGTRANAKFLADWVEYASGVSPEQQLLLCDAQTSGGLLAAVPEAIADDVTRALSAAGTLANAVVGKITGPGAGRIRVTPGRS; the protein is encoded by the coding sequence GTGAACACTTCTGAACCGATCCGACTGACGAAGTTGGCGAAGCGGGCCGGGTGCGCGGCCAAGCACCCGCCGGGGTTCTTGCTCCCGCTTCTGGGGCTGCTCCCGCCGATTACCGATCCGAATGTGCTCGTCGGCAGTTCCACCGCCGATGACGCGGCCATCTACAAGATGTCGGACGATCTCGCATTGGTGCTTACGACCGACTTCTTCACACCCATCGTGGACGGGCCGCGCGATTTCGGTCGGGTCGCTGCCGCAAACGCACTGTCCGACGTGTACGCGATGGGCGGCAAGCCGCTCTCGGCGCTCAGCATCGTCGGATTCCCGGACGCGCTGCCGGCCGCGATACTGGGTGAGATACTGGCGGGCGCGGCCGAGATTGCGGCCGAGGCCGGTATCGCCATTGTCGGCGGGCACACGATCAAAAGTGAAGAACCGATCTTCGGGCTGGCGGCCGTCGGCACGGTTCACCCGAACCGCGTGCTGAGCAACGCGGGCGCCAAACCGGGTGACGTGCTCGTTCTCACGAAACCGCTCGGTCTCGGGATCATTTCGACCGCGGCCAAGAACGACCAGGACGCGAAATCCGCCATTACCGAAGCTATCCGCGTGATGACAACGCTGAACCGCGTTGCGGCCGAAGTGCTGACGCGGTTCGAGGTCCGCGCGCTCACCGACGTAACCGGTTTCGGGCTGCTCGGCCACCTGCGGAATGTAACGGCCGCGAGCGCGGTGACGGCCGAGGTCTGGGCCGATCGCGTGCCAGTCCTTAATGCCGCGCGCGAGTACGTGAGTGCCGGCATCGCTCCAGGTGGAACACGCGCGAACGCGAAGTTCCTGGCCGATTGGGTCGAGTACGCTTCGGGTGTGTCGCCAGAGCAGCAATTACTTCTGTGCGACGCACAGACGTCGGGCGGGTTGCTCGCGGCCGTACCGGAAGCGATTGCGGACGACGTGACGCGGGCACTTTCTGCTGCGGGCACGCTCGCGAATGCGGTAGTGGGGAAGATCACTGGACCGGGCGCGGGGCGCATTCGCGTGACGCCGGGCCGGTCCTGA
- a CDS encoding HPr family phosphocarrier protein: MPESGPLRRVVRIVNPLGLHQRVADRFSRTARQYACTVTVWNGDARADGKSLWDLILLVAMQDTELVLEVDGPDALKAVDPLVDVLASPGGEDYTI, translated from the coding sequence ATGCCCGAATCCGGTCCGCTCCGCCGGGTCGTTCGTATCGTGAACCCGCTCGGCCTTCACCAGCGCGTCGCGGACCGGTTCTCGCGGACCGCCCGCCAGTACGCTTGCACCGTGACCGTGTGGAACGGCGACGCGCGGGCCGACGGGAAGAGTCTTTGGGATCTGATCCTGCTCGTCGCGATGCAGGACACGGAACTCGTTCTCGAAGTCGACGGGCCGGACGCGCTGAAAGCCGTGGACCCGCTCGTGGACGTGTTGGCCTCGCCCGGTGGCGAGGATTACACGATCTGA
- a CDS encoding SMI1/KNR4 family protein, producing MGDLESAWDRIHQWLAAHAPVVLASLGPPATDEQFQRAETEMSVVLSDDVKACYRIHDGQRVIPTPVSYHPTLKCAPSFLYGHRWHSLADVTDYWHTLHDLRGEFSEVKGRPRGPIRKDWWNGKWIPITRDSAGDLHCLDLIPLKRGHVGQVIYWYHDEGERFVVAESLTKWLTQFSHELERGEFTTAPDTHGPGLVRVRDL from the coding sequence ATGGGCGATCTCGAATCAGCCTGGGACCGCATTCACCAGTGGCTCGCCGCGCACGCGCCCGTCGTGCTGGCGAGCCTTGGTCCACCCGCAACCGACGAGCAATTCCAGCGGGCCGAAACCGAAATGAGTGTCGTGCTATCGGACGACGTGAAGGCGTGCTATCGCATTCACGACGGTCAGCGCGTCATCCCCACGCCGGTGAGCTACCACCCCACCCTCAAATGCGCCCCTTCCTTCCTCTACGGTCACCGGTGGCACAGTCTAGCCGACGTGACTGATTACTGGCACACGTTGCATGACTTGCGCGGCGAGTTCTCCGAAGTCAAAGGCAGGCCGCGCGGCCCGATTCGTAAAGACTGGTGGAACGGGAAGTGGATTCCCATTACACGTGACTCCGCGGGCGACCTGCACTGTCTGGACCTGATACCGTTGAAGCGGGGCCACGTCGGTCAGGTTATTTACTGGTACCACGACGAAGGAGAACGCTTTGTCGTGGCGGAGAGCCTGACGAAGTGGCTCACGCAGTTCTCCCACGAGCTGGAGCGCGGCGAGTTCACGACCGCACCGGACACGCACGGCCCCGGACTGGTCCGGGTTCGCGATCTGTGA
- a CDS encoding sulfatase family protein, which yields MRYFVTLAVALLASPVFAVDKPSFVLFVTDDQRADALSCYGHQVLKTPNIDRIAANGTRFTNPFVTTSICCISRASVISGRLARNHKVPDFNTAFNKDVFATTFPVLLKQAGYRVGIVGKWGIGGPPPKEHFDFWDAWGGQGEFFHAVSGEKVHNSEYLARQAVKFIADTPADTPFCLILLYKSPHEPYEPDPRDTELFKDVKITPPKTADAKFYDQLPGFLKTSLNRVRATRDFPTPDKYQEFVKQYWRCIAGVDRSVGVVTSALADKKRADNTVLIYTSDNGFFLDERGFNHKWLMYEESIRVPLIVSDPRSPKTPRGATRNEMVLNIDIAPTILSYAGVAVPKEMDGTSLKPLVAGEKSEWRTHFFYEHHYFHSKDPNNTIPRTEGVRTERWKYVVYPDEPEYTELFDLQNDPLEEHNLATDAKHKGALEEMKALYAKEVKRLPPAIPGGTPGKK from the coding sequence ATGCGGTACTTCGTCACGCTCGCGGTCGCGCTTCTGGCATCGCCGGTGTTTGCTGTGGACAAACCGAGTTTCGTGCTGTTCGTGACGGACGACCAGCGCGCCGATGCCCTCAGTTGCTACGGCCACCAAGTTCTCAAGACGCCCAACATCGATCGCATCGCGGCGAACGGTACGCGCTTCACGAACCCGTTCGTCACCACGTCCATTTGCTGCATCAGTCGCGCGAGCGTCATCAGTGGGCGGCTCGCACGTAACCACAAGGTGCCGGATTTCAACACCGCGTTCAACAAGGACGTGTTCGCGACGACGTTCCCGGTGCTGTTGAAGCAAGCGGGGTATCGGGTAGGAATCGTCGGGAAGTGGGGCATCGGCGGACCGCCTCCGAAGGAGCACTTCGATTTCTGGGATGCGTGGGGCGGGCAGGGCGAATTCTTCCACGCTGTCAGTGGCGAGAAGGTCCACAATTCCGAATACCTCGCGCGCCAAGCGGTGAAATTCATCGCGGACACGCCGGCCGATACGCCGTTCTGTCTCATCCTGCTGTACAAGTCGCCGCACGAACCCTACGAACCCGATCCGCGCGACACAGAACTGTTCAAAGACGTGAAAATCACTCCGCCGAAGACCGCGGACGCGAAGTTTTACGATCAGCTCCCCGGGTTCCTCAAAACGAGCTTGAACCGCGTGCGGGCCACGCGCGACTTCCCAACGCCCGATAAGTACCAGGAGTTCGTGAAACAGTATTGGCGGTGTATCGCGGGGGTGGATCGCTCGGTAGGCGTCGTCACGAGCGCGCTCGCGGACAAGAAGAGGGCGGACAACACCGTCCTGATTTACACCTCGGATAACGGCTTTTTCCTCGACGAGCGCGGGTTCAATCACAAGTGGCTGATGTACGAAGAGTCGATCCGCGTCCCGCTCATCGTGTCCGATCCGCGCTCACCGAAAACCCCACGCGGCGCGACGCGCAACGAGATGGTGCTGAACATCGACATCGCGCCCACGATTCTGAGTTACGCTGGCGTTGCAGTTCCCAAGGAGATGGACGGCACGAGTCTGAAACCACTCGTTGCGGGCGAGAAATCGGAGTGGCGCACGCACTTCTTCTATGAGCACCACTACTTCCACTCGAAAGACCCGAACAACACGATCCCGCGGACGGAGGGGGTGCGTACCGAGCGCTGGAAGTACGTCGTTTATCCGGACGAGCCGGAGTACACGGAACTCTTCGACCTCCAGAATGACCCGCTCGAAGAACACAACCTCGCCACGGACGCGAAGCACAAGGGCGCGCTCGAAGAAATGAAGGCGCTCTACGCCAAGGAAGTGAAGCGATTGCCACCGGCCATTCCGGGTGGCACCCCTGGGAAGAAGTAG
- a CDS encoding PTS sugar transporter subunit IIA, which yields MRLCNFIVRDAIIPSLAAPVPQGEVRDATTVRAVKETVVREMVGALHAAGHFRASDVDEIVRAVLRREDLGTTGIGRHIAIPHSRHPAADRLIGTLALSRDGLPFDSLDGEPVYVFILLVSPQDRPGDHLRALEAVVRTMRNDDFVRQLRACQTREEIWALLESAAPGW from the coding sequence ATGCGCCTGTGCAACTTTATCGTCCGCGACGCGATCATTCCGTCCCTGGCGGCTCCCGTGCCCCAGGGCGAGGTGCGCGACGCGACTACCGTGCGGGCGGTGAAGGAGACGGTCGTGCGGGAGATGGTCGGCGCGCTGCACGCGGCCGGGCACTTTCGCGCGAGCGACGTAGACGAGATCGTGCGCGCGGTGCTCCGGCGCGAGGATCTCGGCACCACCGGCATCGGCCGGCACATCGCGATCCCCCACTCCCGCCACCCGGCCGCGGACCGGCTCATTGGTACACTCGCCCTCTCGCGCGACGGGCTGCCGTTTGATAGTCTCGACGGTGAGCCGGTGTACGTGTTCATTTTGCTCGTGTCGCCCCAGGACCGCCCCGGGGATCACCTGCGGGCGCTCGAGGCCGTCGTGCGCACTATGCGGAACGATGACTTCGTTCGGCAGTTGAGGGCGTGTCAGACGCGGGAAGAGATCTGGGCGCTTCTGGAGTCCGCGGCGCCCGGGTGGTAA